One Clupea harengus chromosome 11, Ch_v2.0.2, whole genome shotgun sequence DNA window includes the following coding sequences:
- the fbxl4 gene encoding F-box/LRR-repeat protein 4 yields MFPMLTLLSMFYYICLRRRCRSGSRSEALGSRRAVELAQRASGPAGGSSGGGELEQYAKEVVDFSSHYGSENSMSYTMWNLAGAPNVYPSSGDFTQTAVFRTYGRWWEHCPSAAPPYRRTPRSFHSKDYLELAFEEPVYPTAVEVLETYHPGAVVQILACSLNPFSQNPPSEVRWEVLWSGEPSKAPTHQSRQFSPTIRQLSFPTNLLRVEVNSSLMDYYTELDAVILRGVRERPMLALYKMPLIDMNDLSDGEDEVVISSQRHPLAGDGKHYTGNGYFDKLPYELIQLIVSHLTLPDLCRLAQSCKLLQQHCADPLQYLQLSLQPYWATLTDASLVHLQPRCALLQRLNMSWTGNRGAITSTGFCSFLKVCGSSLVSLELSCCHFLNEASMEVISQTCPRLQQLNLASCDRLQPQAFSHIAKLSSLRRLVLYRTKIEQTALLSILTFCAELQNLNLGSCVRIQDYDVVASMLSVRCRRLRSLDLWRCGSLTERGLAELASGCRLLEELDLGWCSTLQSSSGCFQHMARCLPRLRKLFLTANRTVCDSDLDELAACCPRLHHVDILGTRMVSPASLKKLLQSCPELKLVDVSFCSQIDTRAVQELSTLFPNVAIKKSFTQ; encoded by the exons ATGTTCCCTATGCTAACCCTGCTGAGCATGTTCTACTACATCTGTCTGCGGCGCCGCTGTAGGAGTGGTTCCCGGAGCGAGGCGCTGGGCAGCCGGAGGGCCGTGGAGCTTGCGCAGAGAGCCTCCGGTCCGGCAGGGGGCAGTAGCGGCGGCGGTGAGCTGGAGCAGTACGCCAAAGAGGTGGTGGACTTCAGCTCACACTATGGCAGTGAGAACAGCATGTCGTATACCATGTGGAACCTGGCAGGGGCGCCCAATGTCTACCCAAGCTCGGGTGACTTCACACAGACGGCCGTGTTCAGGACGTATGGGCGCTGGTGGGAGCACTGCCCCAGCGCGGCACCCCCGTACCGGCGCACTCCCAGATCCTTCCACAGCAAGGACTACCTGGAGCTGGCCTTCGAGGAGCCCGTATACCCCACGGCCGTGGAGGTGCTGGAGACCTACCACCCAGGGGCAGTGGTGCAGATCCTGGCCTGCTCGCTCAACCCGTTCTCCCAGAACCCGCCCAGTGAGGTCCG ATGGGAGGTTCTGTGGTCAGGGGAGCCCAGTAAGGCCCCCACCCACCAGTCTCGCCAGTTTTCCCCGACGATTCGTCAGCTGAGCTTCCCCACCAACCTGCTGCGGGTGGAGGTGAATAGCAGCTTGATGGACTACTACACGGAGCTGGACGCAGTCATCCTGCGCGGGGTGAGGGAGCGGCCCATGCTGGCCCTCTACAAGATGCCCCTCATCGACATGAACGACCTGAGCGACGGCGAGGACGAGGTGGTCATCAGCAGTCAGCGCCACCCGCTGGCCGGAGATGGCAAGCACTACACAGGAAACGGATACTTCGACAAGCTGCCGTACGAG CTGATCCAGCTGATTGTGAGTCACCTGACTCTGCCGGACCTGTGCCGCCTGGCTCAGAGCTGTAAGCTCCTGCAGCAGCACTGCGCTGACCCGCTCCAGTACCTGCAGCTGAGCCTGCAGCCGTACTGGGCCACGCTCACCGACGCCTCGCTGGTGCACCTGCAGCCCCGCTGCGCCCTGCTGCAGCGCCTCAACATGTCCTGGACCGGCAACCGAGGAGCCATCACCTCCACAGGCTTCTGCAG TTTCCTAAAGGTGTGCGGCTCGAGCCTGGTGAGTCTGGAGCTGTCGTGTTGTCACTTTCTGAACGAGGCGAGCATGGAGGTGATCTCCCAGACCTGCCCGCGCCTCCAGCAGCTCAACCTGGCCTCCTGTGACCGCCTGCAGCCCCAGGCCTTCAGCCACATAGCCAAGCTCAGCAGCCTGCGCCGGCTGGTGCTCTACCGCACCAAAATAGAG cAAACAGCCTTGCTGAGCATCCTGACCTTCTGCGCTGAGCTTCAGAACCTCAACCTGGGCAGCTGTGTCCGG atCCAGGACTATGACGTGGTGGCGAGCATGCTGTCGGTGCGGTGCCGCCGCCTGCGCTCCCTGGACCTGTGGCGGTGCGGGAGCCTGACGGAGCGGGGCCTGGCGGAGCTGGCGTCGGGCTGCcgcctgctggaggagctggacctGGGCTGGTGCTCCACGCTGCAGAGCAGCTCCGGATGCTTCCAGCACATGGCCCGCTGCCTGCCCCGCCTGCGCAAGCTCTTCCTCACTGCCAACCGCACCGTCTGCGACTCCGACCTCGACGAACTGGCCGCCTGCTGCCCCCGACTGCATCATGTCGACATACTGG GCACACGGATGGTGAGCCCCGCCTCCCTGAAGAAGCTCCTCCAATCATGTCCAGAGCTAAAGCTGGTGGACGTGTCCTTCTGTTCACAAATCGACACTCGAGCCGTCCAAGAGCTCTCTACTCTGTTTCCCAATGTGGCCATCAAGAAGAGCTTTACACAGTGA
- the pou3f2b gene encoding POU domain, class 3, transcription factor 2, with the protein MSVMLLEEKTSVNPFHPMEVAEGRSSGARRCVHLAESLGDACGKRVTVKCKVSVIRAISPAPRVMATTASNHYNILTSSASIVHSESGSMQQATAYRDAQTLLQTDYSLQSNSHPLSHAHQWITALSHGEGAPWSTSPLGEQDIKPSVQTTRDEMHNSSNLQHQSRPPHLVHQTHGNHHDARAWRTTTAAHIPSMATSNGQSLIYSQPGFNVNGLIPGSGQGMHHHNMRDAHEDHHSPHLSDHGHQPSQHQQHQHQSHHEHSDEDTPTSDDLEQFAKQFKQRRIKLGFTQADVGLALGTLYGNVFSQTTICRFEALQLSFKNMCKLKPLLNKWLEEADSTSGSPTSLDKIAAQGRKRKKRTSIEVTVKGALESHFLKSPKPAASEIVSLADSLQLEKEVVRVWFCNRRQKEKRMTPPGGQIPGTEDVYGDTPPHRGVQTPVQ; encoded by the coding sequence ATGAGCGTGATGCTGTTAGAAGAGAAGACGTCCGTCAACCCTTTTCACCCAATGGAGGTCGCCGAGGGGCGGAGCTCAGGTGCGCGCCGCTGTGTCCACTTGGCGGAGAGCCTGGGAGACGCCTGTGGCAAAAGAGTAACTGTCAAATGCAAGGTTTCTGTAATAAGAGCGATCAGTCCGGCTCCGAGAGTCATGGCGACCACAGCATCAAATCATTACAACATTCTCACCTCCAGCGCATCCATTGTGCACTCGGAGTCCGGGAGCATGCAGCAAGCCACGGCGTACAGGGACGCGCAAACCCTGTTGCAAACTGACTACTCATTGCAGAGCAACAGTCACCCGCTCAGCCACGCGCACCAGTGGATAACGGCGCTGTCGCACGGAGAAGGGGCTCCGTGGTCGACTAGTCCCCTCGGCGAGCAGGACATTAAACCCTCGGTGCAGACCACAAGGGACGAGATGCACAACTCCAGCAACCTCCAGCACCAGTCGCGACCACCCCATCTGGTCCACCAGACGCACGGGAACCATCACGACGCCAGGGCATGGAGAACGACTACGGCAGCTCACATACCGAGCATGGCAACATCCAACGGACAGAGCCTTATTTACTCACAGCCGGGATTCAACGTCAACGGACTAATCCCGGGCAGCGGACAGGGGATGCATCATCACAACATGCGAGACGCACACGAGGATCACCACAGCCCGCACCTCAGCGACCACGGCCACCAGCCGTCccaacaccagcagcaccagcaccagagcCACCACGAGCACTCTGACGAGGATACGCCGACCTCCGACGACTTGGAACAGTTTGCCAAGCAGTTCAAGCAGAGGAGAATCAAGCTGGGCTTCACACAGGCAGACGTCGGACTCGCTTTGGGAACGCTGTATGGAAATGTGTTTTCCCAGACCACGATATGTCGGTTTGAGGCCCTGCAACTCAGCTTCAAAAACATGTGTAAGCTCAAGCCTTTGTTGAACAAGTGGTTGGAGGAGGCCGATTCCACCTCGGGGAGCCCGACGAGCTTAGACAAAATCGCGGcacaggggaggaagaggaaaaagcGAACCTCTATCGAGGTAACCGTCAAGGGGGCTTTGGAGAGTCATTTCTTGAAAAGCCCCAAACCAGCAGCCTCTGAAATAGTTTCGTTAGCGGACAGTCTGCAGTTGGAGAAAGAGGTCGTAAGGGTTTGGTTTTGTaacagaagacagaaagagaagaggatgacTCCTCCCGGAGGACAGATCCCGGGAACCGAGGATGTGTACGGGGACACGCCACCACACCGTGGGGTCCAGACACCGGTACAATGA